One genomic region from Spirulina subsalsa PCC 9445 encodes:
- the bchB gene encoding ferredoxin:protochlorophyllide reductase (ATP-dependent) subunit B: MKLAYWMYAGPAHIGTLRIASSFKNVHAIMHAPLGDDYFNVMRSMLERERDFTPVTASVVDRNVLARGSQEKVVDNITRKDREESPDLIVLTPTCTSSILQEDLQNFVDRAQLDARGDVLLADVNHYRVNELQAGDRTLQQIVQFYLEKARKKGDLGIEKTAKPSVNIIGISTLGFHNQHDCTELKRLMSDLGIEVNAVIPEGASVHTLKNLPQAWFNLIPYRELGLMTAQYLEQEFGMPSVDITPMGVVETARCIRKIQQLLNAQGAGVDYEGYIDHQTRHVSQAAWFSRSIDCQNLTGKKAVVFGDNTHAAAMTKILAREMGIHVVLAGTYCKYDADWFKAQVSEYCDEVLISDDNGAIGDAIARLEPAAIFGTQMERHIGKRLNIPCGVIAAPIHIQNFPIGYRPFLGYEGTNQVADLVYNSFTLGMEDHLLEIFGGHDTKEVITKGMSADSDLNWTKEAQATLNQVPGFVRGKVKRNTEKFARERGLSEISLEVFYAAKEAVGA; the protein is encoded by the coding sequence ATGAAATTGGCTTATTGGATGTATGCAGGCCCCGCCCATATCGGCACCCTGCGGATTGCAAGTTCTTTTAAAAATGTTCATGCGATTATGCACGCCCCTTTAGGGGATGATTATTTTAATGTGATGCGTTCGATGTTGGAACGAGAGCGCGATTTTACTCCAGTAACGGCTAGTGTGGTAGATCGGAATGTTTTAGCGCGGGGATCTCAAGAAAAGGTGGTGGATAATATCACCCGCAAAGATCGGGAAGAGTCGCCGGATTTGATTGTTCTCACCCCCACTTGTACCTCTAGCATTCTCCAAGAGGATTTACAAAACTTTGTAGACCGCGCTCAGTTGGACGCACGGGGGGATGTGTTGTTAGCGGATGTGAACCATTACCGGGTGAACGAATTACAAGCAGGCGATCGCACTCTCCAACAAATCGTTCAGTTTTACCTCGAAAAAGCCCGCAAAAAAGGGGACTTAGGCATTGAGAAAACCGCAAAACCTAGCGTTAATATCATCGGGATTTCCACCCTCGGATTCCACAATCAACACGACTGCACGGAATTAAAACGCCTCATGTCTGACTTAGGCATTGAAGTTAATGCCGTCATCCCCGAGGGGGCCAGCGTTCACACCCTCAAAAACCTCCCCCAAGCGTGGTTTAACTTAATCCCCTATCGGGAATTAGGCTTAATGACCGCCCAATACTTAGAACAAGAATTCGGGATGCCTTCTGTTGATATTACCCCGATGGGAGTAGTAGAAACAGCCCGGTGTATCCGCAAAATTCAACAGCTACTCAATGCACAAGGCGCTGGGGTAGATTATGAGGGGTATATTGACCATCAAACGCGCCATGTTTCCCAAGCGGCCTGGTTTTCTCGTTCCATCGACTGCCAAAACCTCACCGGGAAAAAGGCCGTCGTCTTTGGGGATAACACCCACGCGGCCGCGATGACCAAGATTTTAGCCCGGGAGATGGGGATTCATGTTGTTTTAGCGGGGACTTATTGCAAATATGACGCTGACTGGTTTAAGGCGCAAGTGAGCGAATATTGTGACGAGGTGCTGATTAGTGATGATAACGGAGCAATTGGGGATGCGATCGCCCGTTTGGAGCCCGCCGCCATCTTCGGCACCCAAATGGAACGTCATATCGGCAAGCGCTTAAACATCCCCTGCGGAGTCATTGCCGCCCCCATTCACATCCAAAACTTCCCCATTGGCTACCGTCCTTTCCTCGGCTATGAAGGCACTAATCAAGTCGCCGATTTAGTCTACAATTCCTTTACCTTGGGCATGGAAGATCATCTCTTAGAAATCTTTGGCGGTCATGATACCAAGGAAGTGATCACCAAAGGAATGTCCGCCGATTCTGATTTGAATTGGACTAAAGAAGCCCAAGCCACCTTAAATCAAGTCCCCGGTTTTGTACGGGGTAAAGTCAAACGCAATACAGAAAAGTTTGCCCGGGAGCGAGGTTTAAGTGAGATTAGCTTAGAAGTATTCTATGCGGCAAAAGAAGCCGTAGGCGCTTAA
- a CDS encoding pentapeptide repeat-containing protein, which translates to MKQRVKVWLKRIVGLVLLLLLTGGWLVLNARPAWGQVGKINYALTDLPERDFSGQNLERGVFAGADVRRGNFAGANLRASILTKAIFLEADLTGADLTETFGDRVDFSGANLTHAIFTDAMLTSSHFFDATITGADFSGAILDRYQVSLMCERAEGINPTTGIATRASLGCR; encoded by the coding sequence ATGAAACAGAGAGTTAAAGTTTGGTTAAAGCGCATTGTGGGATTAGTTCTGCTGCTTCTATTAACGGGGGGCTGGCTAGTTCTCAATGCGCGCCCCGCTTGGGGACAAGTGGGTAAGATTAACTACGCGCTGACGGATTTACCGGAGCGGGATTTTTCAGGACAGAATTTAGAACGGGGCGTTTTTGCGGGGGCGGATGTACGACGGGGGAATTTTGCGGGGGCGAATTTACGGGCTTCGATTTTAACTAAGGCGATTTTTCTCGAGGCGGATTTAACGGGGGCGGATTTAACGGAAACCTTTGGCGATCGCGTGGATTTTAGTGGCGCTAACCTCACCCATGCTATTTTCACCGATGCCATGCTCACCAGTAGTCACTTTTTTGACGCGACCATCACCGGAGCCGATTTTTCCGGTGCTATCTTGGATCGGTATCAAGTCTCTTTAATGTGTGAACGAGCCGAGGGGATTAATCCCACAACGGGCATTGCAACGCGGGCGAGTTTGGGCTGTCGGTAA
- a CDS encoding peptidase domain-containing ABC transporter, producing the protein MTLTATDIQAVLAQYAPYNLLPANVLSRLGERFQPLRYRMGQTILLRDKLPNQVVLIAEGQARLLGYDPNTQMPLTLGLLEQGETVGPAGLLRGEGCETVIASTETLCLTLDQRGFFQLLNECPPFAEYFQNRAAIAEIFAVLSYQIGTTEDLPIPLRGIDDVKLLAKHLAEQGQVCVLPPGKTDVRNTMVRPLLQSDWLWFVSGGGEVMNHSVGQRFQLAPDEAQIQVRGSLPARFIGFREQNLRVIYQEHLPPLPSKFVPPDPSNIASEPREGGATGETIPYAPEVEEAATEAPRERKRGRTRYPFVRGGGMVDGTVACFQMLSQYFNMPFRRDVIRRVVTEQVQRQGGISLYSAGAISELIGLNAQLVTIPGKSLSRLQAPALVVWQESLAILYEISDRQLVIAVPELGILRRKPADFLDTWEEVGSVLLLQPTKETPTQRFGFQWFWPALWRYRSVLIEVFIASFFVQLFGLANPLIIQVIIDKVIVQNSPDTLQVLGIFLVGVAILEAILTTVRTYLFVDTTNRIDMGLGSEIIDHLLRLPLRYFDKRPVGELSSRVNELENIRNFLTGTALTVVLDSIFSVVYIAVMIFYSWQLTIAALATVPLFVILSVVLSPVIRQQFRTKAERNAQTQSHLVEVVSGIQTVKAQNIELRSRWRWQEYYARYVTAGFDTVITSTLASSFSSFFNKFSGLLVLWFGAYLVLDRQLSLGQLIAFRIIASYVTNPLLRLAQLWQNFQEVALSLERLGDILDTPQEGEEDRGNIPMPPIVGHVKYENVSFRFKSNAPLQLVNVNIDIPSGSFVGIVGKSGAGKSTLTKLLVRLYDVESGRILLDGYDVAKVELYSLRRQIGVVPQDPLLFDGTVQENIAMNNPDASSEEIIEAAQIAAAHEFIMNLPAGYNTRVGERGAALSGGQRQRIAIARTILQRPSLLVLDEATSALDYPTEQQVCRNLAEQFGDRTVFFITHRLGTVRHSDIILMMDAGSVVEYGTHEELMALQGRYQALYQQQDAKVGTA; encoded by the coding sequence ATGACTTTAACCGCGACGGATATACAAGCAGTTCTTGCTCAATATGCCCCCTATAATCTGCTGCCCGCTAATGTTTTAAGCCGCTTGGGGGAGCGATTCCAACCCCTACGCTATCGTATGGGGCAAACTATCTTGTTACGGGATAAACTGCCCAATCAGGTGGTTTTGATTGCAGAAGGTCAAGCGCGGTTATTAGGCTATGATCCCAATACCCAAATGCCCCTAACCTTGGGGTTATTGGAACAGGGGGAAACGGTGGGGCCGGCGGGATTGTTGCGGGGTGAGGGCTGCGAAACGGTGATTGCTTCGACGGAAACCCTCTGTTTGACGTTAGATCAACGGGGGTTTTTCCAACTGTTGAATGAATGTCCCCCTTTTGCGGAGTATTTCCAAAATCGGGCGGCGATCGCAGAAATTTTTGCTGTCCTCAGTTACCAAATCGGCACGACGGAGGATCTCCCCATTCCCCTCCGAGGGATTGATGATGTCAAATTGTTGGCCAAACACCTGGCGGAACAAGGTCAAGTCTGTGTCTTGCCTCCGGGCAAAACCGATGTACGGAATACCATGGTGCGCCCCCTCTTACAGTCCGATTGGCTGTGGTTTGTTAGTGGGGGAGGGGAGGTGATGAATCACTCCGTTGGCCAGCGCTTTCAACTGGCCCCTGATGAAGCACAAATTCAAGTCCGGGGCAGTTTACCCGCCCGGTTTATCGGTTTTCGGGAGCAGAATCTGCGGGTGATTTATCAGGAACATCTCCCCCCCCTGCCCTCTAAATTTGTTCCCCCAGACCCCTCTAATATCGCCTCTGAGCCACGGGAAGGGGGGGCAACGGGGGAGACTATACCTTACGCCCCAGAGGTGGAGGAAGCGGCCACAGAAGCCCCGAGGGAACGGAAACGGGGGCGCACTCGTTACCCGTTTGTCCGGGGTGGGGGAATGGTGGATGGCACGGTGGCCTGTTTTCAGATGCTGAGTCAATATTTTAATATGCCGTTCCGTCGGGATGTGATCCGTCGGGTGGTGACGGAACAGGTGCAGCGTCAGGGGGGAATTTCTCTCTATTCGGCGGGGGCGATTTCGGAGTTAATTGGCCTCAATGCCCAACTGGTGACAATTCCGGGGAAGAGTCTCAGTCGTTTACAAGCGCCGGCTTTGGTGGTGTGGCAGGAGAGTTTAGCGATTTTGTATGAAATAAGCGATCGCCAGTTAGTAATTGCTGTGCCGGAATTGGGCATTTTACGCCGCAAACCCGCCGATTTCCTCGATACTTGGGAGGAAGTGGGTTCTGTTCTTCTGTTGCAACCCACTAAAGAAACCCCGACTCAGCGTTTTGGGTTTCAGTGGTTCTGGCCCGCCCTATGGCGTTATCGCAGTGTGTTAATTGAGGTGTTTATTGCCTCGTTTTTTGTCCAGCTTTTTGGGTTAGCTAATCCCCTGATTATTCAGGTAATTATTGATAAAGTTATTGTGCAGAATAGCCCGGACACCTTACAAGTTTTGGGCATATTTTTAGTGGGAGTTGCCATTTTAGAAGCGATTCTAACCACGGTTCGCACTTATTTATTTGTGGATACGACAAACCGGATTGATATGGGGTTAGGGTCAGAAATTATTGATCACCTGTTACGTTTACCCCTCCGTTACTTTGATAAACGCCCGGTTGGGGAGTTATCTAGTCGGGTGAATGAATTAGAAAATATTCGGAATTTTCTCACAGGAACAGCCCTAACGGTAGTGCTGGATTCCATCTTTTCGGTGGTCTATATTGCCGTGATGATTTTCTACAGTTGGCAATTAACCATTGCGGCTTTAGCCACGGTGCCGCTTTTTGTTATTTTAAGTGTGGTTCTCTCGCCCGTTATTCGCCAACAATTCCGCACGAAAGCGGAACGCAATGCCCAAACGCAATCCCATTTAGTGGAGGTGGTTTCGGGGATTCAAACAGTGAAAGCTCAAAATATCGAATTGCGCTCCCGTTGGCGTTGGCAAGAATACTATGCCCGCTATGTAACGGCAGGTTTTGATACGGTGATTACCTCGACGTTGGCGAGTTCCTTTAGTAGTTTTTTTAATAAGTTTTCGGGCTTATTGGTGTTATGGTTTGGGGCGTATTTGGTCTTAGATCGGCAATTGAGTTTAGGGCAACTGATTGCTTTTCGGATTATTGCCAGTTATGTGACTAATCCTTTACTTCGTTTGGCTCAACTGTGGCAGAATTTCCAAGAAGTCGCCCTTTCGTTGGAACGTTTGGGGGATATTTTAGACACGCCCCAAGAGGGGGAAGAAGATCGAGGAAATATTCCGATGCCGCCTATTGTGGGTCATGTGAAATATGAGAATGTTTCGTTCCGGTTTAAGAGTAATGCGCCTCTGCAATTGGTGAATGTTAATATTGACATTCCGAGCGGAAGTTTTGTAGGGATTGTGGGGAAAAGTGGGGCGGGAAAAAGTACGCTGACTAAGTTATTAGTGCGTTTATATGATGTGGAGTCGGGGCGGATTTTATTGGATGGGTATGATGTAGCTAAGGTGGAATTATATTCTCTGCGGCGACAAATTGGGGTAGTGCCACAAGATCCTCTTTTATTTGATGGCACGGTGCAGGAAAATATTGCGATGAATAATCCTGACGCGAGTAGTGAGGAAATCATCGAAGCGGCTCAAATTGCGGCGGCTCACGAGTTTATTATGAACCTTCCGGCGGGGTATAATACGCGGGTGGGAGAACGGGGTGCTGCGCTTTCTGGGGGACAACGACAACGAATTGCGATCGCCCGCACCATTCTACAACGTCCCTCTCTCCTCGTCCTAGATGAAGCCACCAGCGCCCTCGATTATCCCACAGAGCAACAAGTTTGTCGGAATTTAGCGGAACAATTTGGCGATCGCACTGTATTTTTCATTACCCACCGTCTCGGCACCGTGCGCCATTCTGATATTATCCTGATGATGGACGCGGGATCTGTGGTGGAATACGGCACCCACGAGGAGTTAATGGCTCTCCAAGGCCGTTATCAAGCGCTGTATCAACAACAAGATGCTAAGGTGGGAACGGCTTAA
- a CDS encoding LCP family protein produces the protein MNMLPKSLPEGKTDSRTEESVSTPGKPLDELSLNKGRKSEKHAPKARKVPVGLKMVWGVTFLTVATFSAAVGAILAMVGPLPSLPMFSVKEEAATAGTTSIEEAKTKAIPPLFQYKVERPVNILVMGIDRVLDAPEGSDEAFSGNTDTMLLLRFDPTDSSLRLLSIPRDTQVIIPRVGQGKINAANVYGGPQLAMQVVSRTLNDVPIDRYVRVTNDAFQELVDLVGGVEVYVPQPMSYVDRTQNLKIDLKPGWQRLNGDEAEQFARFRMDEYGDIGRVQRQQVLLKALRERLEHPTVLPRLPKAVQLMLQYVDTNLSLEEILALVNFGMSLDRDNIRMVLLPGRFSEVSEFEGISYWIMSRQGRDRVVAEYFDQMGTSGVPRERDPKRVRIAIQNASNDSELPRKAVEYLNQQGFHNIYYSNRDFARPLRTTEIIVQQGDRNAAQALQTALGFGRVEANSTGDLGSEITIRVGADWYDLLGQSKDETES, from the coding sequence ATGAATATGCTACCCAAAAGTCTCCCAGAAGGAAAAACCGACAGTAGGACAGAGGAATCTGTCTCAACTCCCGGTAAACCCCTTGATGAGTTGTCCTTAAATAAGGGCAGGAAATCGGAAAAACACGCCCCTAAAGCCCGAAAAGTCCCTGTGGGATTAAAAATGGTTTGGGGGGTGACATTTCTCACTGTAGCGACGTTTTCCGCCGCAGTGGGGGCGATTTTAGCGATGGTTGGCCCCCTGCCTTCTCTGCCTATGTTCAGTGTCAAGGAAGAAGCGGCTACGGCTGGGACAACTAGCATTGAAGAGGCGAAAACTAAGGCTATTCCCCCCCTCTTCCAATACAAAGTAGAGCGCCCGGTGAATATTTTGGTGATGGGGATTGATCGGGTATTAGATGCACCAGAGGGCAGTGATGAGGCGTTTAGTGGCAATACCGACACGATGTTACTGTTGCGTTTTGATCCCACGGATAGCAGTTTACGTTTGCTGTCTATTCCTCGGGATACTCAGGTGATTATTCCTCGTGTTGGCCAAGGTAAAATCAACGCGGCGAATGTTTACGGGGGGCCTCAACTCGCCATGCAGGTGGTGAGTCGAACGTTAAATGATGTTCCCATTGACCGTTATGTAAGGGTTACAAATGATGCGTTTCAGGAGTTAGTGGATCTCGTCGGTGGGGTGGAGGTCTATGTTCCTCAACCGATGTCCTATGTAGATCGGACTCAAAACTTGAAAATTGACCTAAAACCGGGTTGGCAACGGTTAAATGGGGATGAGGCGGAACAGTTTGCCCGTTTCCGGATGGATGAGTATGGGGATATTGGACGGGTCCAACGTCAGCAGGTGCTGTTAAAGGCTTTACGGGAACGTTTAGAACATCCTACGGTGTTGCCCCGTTTGCCCAAGGCGGTACAGTTGATGTTGCAGTATGTTGATACTAACTTGAGTTTAGAAGAAATTCTGGCTTTGGTGAATTTTGGCATGAGTTTAGACCGGGATAATATCCGGATGGTGTTGTTGCCGGGACGCTTTAGCGAGGTGAGCGAGTTTGAGGGGATTAGTTATTGGATTATGTCCCGTCAAGGGCGCGATCGCGTGGTGGCGGAGTATTTTGATCAAATGGGGACATCGGGAGTTCCCCGGGAGCGAGATCCCAAACGGGTGCGGATTGCTATCCAGAACGCTAGTAATGATTCTGAGCTTCCGAGAAAGGCCGTAGAATATTTAAATCAACAGGGCTTCCACAATATCTATTACTCGAACCGGGATTTTGCCCGCCCCCTGCGGACAACGGAGATTATTGTTCAACAGGGCGATCGCAATGCAGCCCAAGCACTGCAAACGGCTTTAGGTTTCGGTCGGGTTGAAGCGAATTCAACGGGGGATCTAGGTTCAGAAATTACCATCCGCGTGGGGGCTGATTGGTATGATCTCCTAGGACAAAGTAAGGATGAAACAGAGAGTTAA
- a CDS encoding helicase-related protein, translated as MMNSEISADLGRLFEVGFNLGLLTGIKQSKVQHSYGNLYQKDLQNIRFYDMAKTLLRQVISPQEKRVLEKWSQFFLLRGFLAGLNFWREYLEFVFPGDSSRVEVVYLQCCFRGDNSLGQNSKEKDSWERDVLQQFPNLSSVDSIIARYTQRGEFLKADTLLLLRLNRRRVKYRLVCVDLSAFVAQFAPEGEDLGFIRIIKNLLRREISHFRSKSAFAELRLDTSCLDYSLSQSLRSYFNAFYSSDKEMVKLIQAGGYAYSFYQFLCENKIINLEDGKTSILFNIIGYTNRGLSSVCVNPQQQESQEFLATCQKIYQEYERDQGIDESRERVLNKIKRSVSRSFEGGRDFVNQLLNIAPNQRTCLEHQEIITGFANSVGEVSPELRGKLGLREGINLQDAHQELVMRSLSPDNSRLFLFLTGNPGIGKTTAIAKFLKDHADEGFLFLYASPRKQVNLDILEKFKNPQTQQLFQDGVFTLNSYANLIKNNSGHPTIQYQSNTHQENFQQSGIYFKDSRIPESSRNRQIPLERLDQKTITPAKRSPAGVLQSVAKAIAVLINENISHQIVATVSIQSLKQTRQGDTLDHLQEIFKNAYRERERKVLPDQMQNISRKLKHLIIMIDEITGDDTGVAFLKRIEDFIRKYELTNPKYGFNCKVIIADASLVDASVINKHLEKVDPEPDKIYFRHCQTLPEAISLQRFHFKNYPATLINTNAYPAKRLTITYKVFVQSYGFQVSDSLRRQYEKQLEKQETDQIFADVQTLLANPQVEQIIVYIQNKSKLTILIDQLTQSLPKFNKGEDYLEVHGDISEWEKQQLEQYKNQVRVVFMTSSGSRGLSFPKARHILVEIPRFSIERNLMEIIQVIYRGRGNREIDQQDKFLTFYLTERAVYYTEDVQSSLQKSVLNLFNILLLLKAAILTRIQGASPLGSDQFLIIPIGGKSMSAAGQTFSGQLASLVQRLQKETAKNPKDTVLKEILEQLEPLLAATDFRLHPNNEIPSLSYDIAQNSLSYLQLNQDFTEQFIKPLQGKTLDHLLQFNHLELSYLTGSLLIVPLAEKRLEENYLLRLDNILKYQDDHLLELMRKVSFSRQYPEELKEQMVNAIQLIEAVINSERSQQFQEFSQRLERYYAIPLFVFIVGDILREFFEQKQEQAKEDSFRDILAQYVRSIYPVDSNILPIGYQYEEFPFVVFHSYSLKEIRQQAFSEQYLLNSPTLNVLNLILSKPDAISE; from the coding sequence ATGATGAACTCAGAAATTTCTGCGGATTTAGGGCGTTTATTTGAAGTTGGCTTTAATTTAGGGTTGTTAACGGGCATCAAGCAGTCTAAGGTTCAACATTCCTATGGCAATTTGTATCAAAAAGACTTGCAAAATATCCGATTTTATGATATGGCGAAAACCTTGTTAAGGCAAGTCATCAGTCCTCAAGAAAAAAGGGTTTTAGAAAAGTGGAGTCAGTTTTTCTTGTTGCGAGGTTTTTTAGCGGGGTTAAATTTTTGGCGAGAGTATCTGGAATTTGTTTTTCCGGGGGACAGTTCAAGGGTGGAAGTAGTCTATTTACAATGTTGTTTTAGGGGAGACAATAGTTTAGGACAAAATTCCAAGGAAAAAGACAGTTGGGAGCGAGATGTTTTGCAACAGTTTCCTAATCTTTCTTCGGTGGATTCTATTATTGCACGCTACACACAAAGAGGAGAGTTTCTTAAGGCAGATACGCTGTTATTATTGCGTTTAAATAGGAGACGGGTTAAGTATAGATTGGTGTGTGTTGATTTGTCTGCTTTTGTTGCTCAGTTTGCTCCGGAAGGGGAGGATTTAGGTTTTATTCGGATTATCAAGAATTTATTGCGGCGAGAGATTAGTCATTTTCGCTCTAAGAGTGCTTTTGCTGAGTTACGACTGGATACCAGTTGTTTAGATTACTCGTTATCACAGTCTTTGCGCAGTTATTTCAATGCGTTTTACTCTTCTGATAAGGAGATGGTGAAGTTAATTCAAGCTGGGGGATATGCTTACAGTTTTTATCAATTTCTCTGCGAAAATAAAATTATTAATCTAGAGGATGGGAAGACCTCAATTCTGTTTAATATTATTGGCTATACCAATCGTGGACTCTCTTCTGTTTGTGTGAATCCCCAACAACAGGAAAGTCAGGAATTTTTAGCCACTTGTCAGAAGATTTATCAAGAATACGAGAGAGATCAGGGGATTGATGAGAGTCGGGAGCGTGTGTTAAATAAGATTAAACGGAGTGTGTCGCGGAGTTTTGAGGGGGGGAGGGATTTTGTTAATCAACTCCTGAATATTGCTCCGAATCAGAGGACTTGTCTAGAGCATCAAGAAATCATTACGGGATTTGCTAATTCTGTGGGGGAGGTGTCTCCTGAGTTGCGGGGGAAACTGGGACTGAGGGAGGGGATCAATCTACAAGATGCTCATCAGGAGTTAGTGATGCGATCGCTTTCTCCCGACAATTCCCGTCTTTTCCTCTTCCTGACGGGGAATCCGGGAATTGGGAAAACTACTGCGATCGCCAAATTCCTAAAAGATCATGCTGACGAGGGGTTTTTATTCCTCTATGCCAGTCCTCGAAAACAGGTCAATCTCGATATCCTAGAGAAGTTCAAAAATCCTCAAACTCAGCAACTCTTTCAGGATGGGGTGTTTACCCTCAACTCCTACGCTAACCTGATTAAAAACAACTCTGGCCACCCTACCATTCAATATCAGTCTAATACACACCAAGAAAATTTTCAACAATCCGGTATTTATTTTAAGGATAGTCGGATTCCAGAGAGTAGTAGAAACCGTCAAATTCCCCTAGAACGTCTTGATCAAAAGACCATTACTCCAGCGAAAAGATCCCCCGCAGGAGTCTTGCAGAGTGTGGCTAAAGCGATAGCTGTATTAATCAATGAAAACATTTCCCATCAAATTGTGGCTACCGTTTCCATCCAATCTCTTAAACAAACTCGTCAAGGGGATACATTAGATCATTTGCAGGAAATCTTTAAAAATGCTTACCGGGAACGTGAGCGAAAAGTTTTACCCGATCAAATGCAGAACATCTCCCGCAAACTGAAACATCTGATTATTATGATTGATGAAATTACGGGAGATGATACAGGAGTTGCTTTTTTAAAACGCATTGAAGACTTTATCCGTAAATATGAATTAACCAATCCTAAGTATGGATTTAACTGTAAAGTGATCATCGCTGATGCGTCTTTAGTCGATGCCTCAGTGATTAATAAACACTTAGAAAAAGTTGACCCAGAACCGGATAAAATTTACTTCAGACATTGCCAAACTCTCCCTGAAGCCATTTCCCTACAACGTTTCCACTTCAAAAATTATCCCGCTACTCTGATCAATACTAATGCTTACCCAGCCAAACGTTTAACCATCACCTATAAAGTTTTTGTTCAATCCTATGGGTTTCAGGTGTCTGACAGCTTGCGTAGACAATATGAAAAGCAACTGGAAAAACAAGAAACTGACCAAATTTTTGCCGATGTGCAAACTTTGTTAGCCAATCCTCAAGTTGAACAGATTATTGTTTATATCCAAAATAAAAGTAAACTGACCATCCTAATTGATCAATTGACCCAAAGCTTACCTAAATTTAACAAAGGAGAAGACTACTTAGAAGTTCATGGCGACATTTCGGAATGGGAAAAACAGCAACTGGAGCAATATAAAAATCAAGTCCGTGTGGTTTTCATGACCTCCTCTGGGAGTCGAGGTCTATCCTTCCCCAAAGCGAGACATATTCTAGTTGAAATCCCTCGCTTTAGCATTGAAAGAAACCTGATGGAAATTATCCAAGTCATTTATCGAGGCCGGGGAAATCGAGAGATTGATCAACAGGATAAGTTTTTAACATTTTACTTGACAGAACGGGCGGTTTATTATACAGAAGATGTACAAAGTTCCTTGCAGAAAAGTGTTTTAAACCTGTTTAATATTCTACTTTTACTCAAGGCGGCGATTTTAACCCGAATTCAGGGAGCGAGTCCCCTTGGCAGTGATCAATTTTTAATCATTCCCATTGGGGGAAAATCCATGAGTGCAGCCGGACAAACCTTTTCTGGTCAATTGGCTAGTTTAGTTCAGAGATTGCAAAAAGAAACTGCTAAAAATCCCAAGGATACTGTTCTTAAAGAGATTTTAGAGCAGTTAGAGCCATTATTGGCGGCAACTGATTTTAGGCTGCATCCGAACAATGAGATCCCTAGCTTGTCTTATGATATTGCTCAAAACTCCTTGTCCTACCTCCAGTTAAATCAAGATTTTACCGAACAGTTTATTAAACCCTTGCAAGGTAAGACTTTAGATCATTTACTCCAGTTTAATCATCTCGAATTAAGCTACTTAACGGGTAGTTTGTTAATTGTTCCTCTAGCAGAAAAAAGGCTGGAAGAGAATTATTTACTGCGTCTCGATAACATTCTAAAATATCAAGATGATCACCTCCTGGAATTAATGAGAAAGGTCAGTTTTAGTCGCCAATATCCAGAGGAGTTAAAGGAGCAGATGGTCAATGCTATCCAGCTAATTGAAGCGGTGATAAACTCGGAACGCTCCCAACAGTTTCAAGAATTCAGTCAACGTTTAGAGCGTTATTATGCCATTCCCCTTTTCGTCTTTATTGTGGGGGACATTTTGCGAGAATTTTTTGAGCAAAAGCAAGAACAAGCCAAAGAAGATTCATTTCGGGATATTTTAGCTCAATATGTCCGGTCAATCTATCCCGTTGATTCTAATATTTTACCCATTGGCTATCAGTATGAAGAATTCCCTTTTGTGGTGTTTCACAGTTATAGTTTGAAGGAAATCCGTCAACAGGCTTTTTCTGAACAATATTTACTCAACTCTCCGACCTTAAATGTTTTGAACTTAATTCTCTCAAAACCTGATGCTATTTCTGAATGA